Proteins encoded by one window of Candidatus Odinarchaeum yellowstonii:
- a CDS encoding ATP synthase subunit C gives MISVAVQALSFVSAFQEGNITDAYKFLGAGLSIGLAGLGAGIGLGIAGAAAIGASTEKPEMLGKSIIFVVLTEAIAIYGLLISFLLLA, from the coding sequence ATGATCTCAGTTGCTGTTCAAGCATTATCATTTGTATCAGCCTTCCAAGAGGGTAATATAACAGACGCTTACAAGTTTCTCGGAGCCGGTTTATCTATAGGTTTAGCTGGTTTAGGGGCTGGTATAGGGCTTGGAATCGCGGGCGCAGCTGCTATCGGAGCTTCAACAGAGAAACCTGAAATGCTTGGTAAAAGCATTATCTTCGTAGTTTTAACAGAGGCTATAGCTATTTACGGCCTTCTGATCTCGTTCTTGCTGCTCGCATAA
- a CDS encoding NDP-sugar synthase, whose translation MIPAGGFGTRLRPLTYTRPKPLLPIYNSTILGFILEHLSSFNLIEEVIIAANKEFTIIKDIFKDEYKGMQIKYVWEEKRLGGVACIKNAAKNIEDDFLVFLGDNISNVNIKEFLEFHKRKNSDSSIMLVKSKTPWLYGVPLIDENDYITSLLEKPKNIELKETYIATGIYLFKRDALEPVDERNFIDHTGEIFPIILKHGKKVSGFKTSAYWSDIGDFKNYLETNRWVLENNQGRFPAASSNIDPLSYAAPSSTITPTTKVEASLILDESVVKDNCEISNSMIYENVIVNEGCRILNSIIAEHTVIGDNVIVENSMIGAGVTVKDNSVIKNARIWPKIIIEENSRLEGTIQHYYLPLK comes from the coding sequence GTGATTCCCGCTGGTGGATTCGGTACAAGACTTCGACCTTTAACTTACACCCGGCCGAAGCCTCTTCTACCAATATATAACAGTACTATTTTAGGATTTATCTTAGAACATCTTTCTTCCTTCAATCTCATAGAGGAAGTGATTATAGCCGCTAATAAAGAATTTACCATTATAAAAGATATTTTTAAAGACGAGTATAAGGGGATGCAAATTAAGTATGTGTGGGAGGAGAAACGGCTAGGCGGCGTTGCATGCATTAAAAACGCTGCTAAAAATATCGAAGATGATTTCTTAGTCTTCCTTGGCGATAACATCTCTAATGTTAATATCAAAGAATTTTTAGAGTTTCATAAAAGAAAAAATTCGGACTCCTCAATCATGCTTGTTAAATCGAAAACTCCTTGGCTTTACGGCGTCCCTTTAATCGATGAAAATGATTACATCACTTCTCTACTTGAGAAACCTAAAAACATAGAGTTGAAAGAAACTTATATCGCGACTGGAATATATCTTTTTAAAAGGGACGCTTTAGAACCTGTCGATGAAAGAAACTTCATAGATCATACAGGTGAAATTTTCCCAATAATTTTAAAGCACGGGAAGAAAGTTTCAGGTTTTAAAACCTCCGCTTACTGGTCTGATATAGGTGATTTTAAAAACTATCTTGAAACAAACCGGTGGGTTTTAGAGAACAATCAAGGCAGGTTCCCCGCAGCCTCAAGCAATATTGACCCCCTTTCCTATGCAGCCCCCTCTTCAACTATTACCCCTACAACGAAGGTGGAAGCCTCGCTAATACTAGATGAGAGTGTTGTGAAAGATAATTGCGAAATCTCGAATAGTATGATATATGAGAATGTCATCGTTAATGAAGGATGCCGTATACTCAACTCGATTATAGCGGAGCACACTGTGATAGGAGATAACGTTATAGTGGAGAATAGCATGATAGGAGCCGGTGTAACGGTTAAAGACAACTCGGTTATTAAAAATGCTAGAATATGGCCTAAAATAATCATAGAAGAGAATAGTAGACTCGAAGGGACTATACAACACTATTATCTTCCGTTAAAATAG
- a CDS encoding tRNA (adenine-N1)-methyltransferase gives MSIISEGDYVLLVTDYKKRWLVKVQKGREHHTHRGIIKHDDLIGREYGCKGYTSLGVEYTVFKPVLSDLILKMQRSTQIIYPKDVGIILSYTGLSDGARVAEAGVGSGGLTIYLANAVKPHGKIYGYDIRDESLAATERNLIEYGLSEYVELKKHDVCEGFLEKDLDAVILDLATPWLVVEKAYSALKGSGILVNYSPTIEQTQKAVYAMGEAGFRDIKTFECILREIMIREDKGTRPATLMIGHTGYMTFARKTV, from the coding sequence ATGAGCATTATCTCTGAAGGAGATTATGTGCTTTTAGTAACGGATTATAAGAAGAGGTGGCTTGTAAAAGTTCAGAAAGGTAGAGAACACCACACTCACAGAGGCATAATAAAACATGATGATCTAATCGGCAGAGAATATGGTTGTAAAGGTTATACAAGCCTTGGCGTGGAGTACACGGTGTTTAAACCTGTTTTAAGCGATTTAATTTTGAAAATGCAACGCTCCACACAGATAATATATCCTAAAGATGTGGGGATAATATTATCGTATACTGGTTTAAGCGATGGAGCTCGTGTCGCGGAGGCTGGTGTTGGAAGCGGTGGTTTAACTATTTATTTAGCTAACGCGGTTAAACCTCACGGTAAAATATATGGGTACGATATTAGAGATGAGTCGTTGGCTGCTACTGAAAGAAATTTAATTGAATACGGGCTTTCAGAGTATGTTGAACTTAAAAAACATGATGTATGCGAAGGCTTCTTAGAAAAAGATCTTGATGCTGTTATACTAGATTTAGCTACACCATGGCTTGTAGTTGAGAAAGCTTACTCAGCGCTTAAAGGAAGCGGAATACTAGTAAACTATTCACCAACTATTGAACAAACACAGAAAGCGGTCTACGCGATGGGAGAAGCCGGTTTTAGAGATATTAAAACCTTTGAATGTATATTAAGGGAGATAATGATTAGAGAAGATAAGGGCACCAGGCCTGCTACACTAATGATAGGACACACAGGTTACATGACATTCGCTCGTAAAACAGTATAA
- a CDS encoding orotidine 5'-phosphate decarboxylase gives MGSKFITKLEKSSKANGSKLIIALDISSELQKYNRSEWVNIKKQLFTRAESILDKLGDKIAGVKINNQLLLPLGLYEYVPDLISLIDSWNLPVIADIKINDVGHTNEWIAKHFFNAGFDALIANPFVGWDGGLDKVFETARRYNGGVILLVYMSHPGALEGFNQTVIDHQTGLQKPQFMLFAEKANNWGADGVIVGATSPQIIKAVRSVLNKNILILSPGVGVQGGEGGEAIRAGASYIIVGRSVFESSNPSLTVTQINEILKKAL, from the coding sequence ATGGGGAGTAAATTCATCACTAAACTGGAGAAAAGCTCTAAAGCTAACGGTTCTAAGCTGATAATCGCATTAGATATCAGCTCAGAGCTCCAAAAATATAATCGAAGTGAATGGGTGAATATTAAAAAACAATTGTTTACGCGAGCTGAAAGTATCCTTGATAAGTTAGGAGATAAAATAGCAGGTGTTAAAATAAACAATCAGCTGCTACTACCCCTAGGATTATACGAGTATGTCCCGGATCTTATCAGTTTAATAGACTCTTGGAATCTCCCTGTGATAGCAGATATAAAAATTAATGATGTAGGTCACACCAATGAATGGATCGCTAAACATTTTTTCAACGCGGGCTTCGATGCTTTAATCGCCAACCCCTTCGTAGGATGGGATGGTGGGTTGGATAAGGTTTTCGAAACAGCCCGCCGCTATAACGGAGGCGTGATTCTACTCGTCTATATGTCTCACCCAGGAGCCTTAGAGGGCTTCAATCAAACTGTGATAGACCACCAAACAGGGCTTCAAAAACCTCAATTTATGTTATTCGCGGAGAAAGCTAACAATTGGGGTGCGGACGGTGTGATTGTAGGGGCCACCTCCCCTCAAATTATTAAAGCGGTTCGAAGCGTCTTAAATAAAAATATTCTCATACTCTCACCGGGTGTTGGCGTGCAAGGCGGTGAGGGCGGGGAGGCTATTCGCGCAGGGGCATCATATATTATAGTTGGTAGAAGTGTTTTCGAATCATCTAACCCGTCTCTGACAGTGACTCAGATTAACGAAATCTTGAAAAAAGCCTTATAG
- a CDS encoding EamA family transporter, translated as MWEYISLAVLSAFLFGLGNLLQKKGLNQLPALKLRDFLKNFFHVIVNLLKNFYWLSGMIIGVIAWFVYVEALSIGDLIVVKPIINLNLVVIVILSVLFLKEKLKKSETPLLFLIILGVLLLGYDSRTTGSTTFNNEFLIGVIILLTSLILILNLVDFKGRREYTISVSAGLAYGIAEIFTKWLSAQSFTLTPFPEKIIYFFTSPIFWSLALFTVFGFILKQTALSQSRACVSIPLINALSIIIPVVVSIIIFGEELIILFSGEFILPFSLFRIAGITIIVITVTLMYYNRAAPCKVA; from the coding sequence ATGTGGGAGTATATTTCGCTAGCTGTGTTATCAGCTTTTTTATTCGGTTTAGGGAATCTACTGCAAAAAAAGGGTTTAAATCAGCTTCCAGCTTTAAAGCTCCGAGATTTCTTAAAAAACTTCTTTCACGTAATCGTGAATCTTTTAAAAAATTTTTACTGGTTAAGCGGTATGATAATAGGTGTCATCGCCTGGTTCGTGTACGTTGAAGCGCTCTCGATAGGGGATTTAATAGTTGTTAAACCGATTATTAATTTGAATCTAGTCGTTATAGTTATTCTCAGCGTTCTATTCTTAAAAGAGAAACTTAAAAAATCTGAAACCCCGCTTCTATTCTTAATTATATTAGGGGTGTTGTTATTAGGTTATGATTCGAGGACGACGGGGTCAACAACCTTCAACAACGAGTTTTTAATCGGAGTAATTATATTGTTAACATCTCTAATCCTTATCTTAAATCTGGTTGATTTTAAAGGTCGAAGAGAGTATACTATTTCAGTAAGCGCGGGTTTAGCTTACGGGATAGCTGAGATATTCACGAAGTGGTTGAGCGCTCAAAGTTTCACGTTAACACCTTTTCCTGAGAAAATAATATATTTCTTTACTAGCCCTATTTTCTGGTCTCTGGCTTTATTCACTGTTTTCGGATTCATACTCAAGCAAACCGCTCTATCTCAGAGCAGGGCTTGCGTTTCAATACCTTTAATTAACGCGCTTTCAATAATAATTCCGGTGGTAGTTTCCATAATAATCTTCGGAGAAGAGTTGATTATTTTATTCAGCGGAGAGTTTATTTTACCTTTCTCGCTGTTTCGCATAGCGGGGATAACGATTATAGTTATCACGGTGACATTAATGTATTATAATCGGGCCGCCCCCTGCAAAGTAGCGTGA
- a CDS encoding helix-turn-helix domain-containing protein yields the protein MPSEAKILKDLKKFGLTPNQAKIYLTLIQQGGLTAKQVSVLSGVPESKVYDLLHQLEENKWVEVESSRPVKFTAKPPSDVIKTLKNKKIIELDALEKALIEELEPIYLKKSQAEKPDIWILRGEERLLFKLKDMISKAEKNILIALPVLLPGLQEILFPVIQTAKLKGIKTVIVIPKTEADKIVDKIKTVSDVITVDQLFGGGVIVDQREVLIILYEPLLGIWSDHAGLAQVAAGYFNYSWGKKAGEQ from the coding sequence ATGCCCTCGGAGGCTAAGATTCTTAAAGATTTGAAAAAATTCGGTCTCACACCGAATCAGGCTAAAATATATTTAACACTGATTCAACAGGGGGGTTTAACAGCTAAACAGGTTAGTGTTCTAAGCGGGGTTCCTGAAAGCAAAGTCTACGATCTTTTACACCAATTAGAGGAGAATAAATGGGTGGAAGTGGAGTCGAGTAGACCTGTTAAATTTACAGCTAAACCGCCTTCAGACGTTATTAAAACTCTTAAAAACAAAAAAATCATCGAGTTAGACGCATTAGAGAAAGCGTTGATAGAGGAGCTTGAACCGATTTATTTAAAGAAAAGTCAGGCTGAGAAACCTGATATATGGATTTTAAGAGGGGAGGAGAGGCTTTTATTTAAATTAAAGGATATGATAAGTAAAGCTGAGAAAAATATTTTAATCGCGCTACCTGTGCTACTCCCAGGTCTACAGGAAATTTTATTCCCGGTTATTCAAACAGCTAAATTAAAAGGTATTAAAACGGTTATAGTGATACCGAAAACTGAGGCGGATAAAATAGTCGATAAAATTAAAACGGTATCCGATGTGATAACGGTTGATCAATTATTCGGCGGAGGGGTTATCGTGGATCAGAGAGAAGTGTTAATAATATTATATGAGCCGCTTCTAGGAATATGGTCCGATCACGCTGGTTTAGCTCAAGTCGCAGCCGGGTACTTTAACTATTCTTGGGGTAAGAAAGCCGGTGAGCAGTGA
- a CDS encoding aminotransferase class I/II-fold pyridoxal phosphate-dependent enzyme, translating into MVFISSRVKNLTYAIRDVAAAAMELEKQGKKMLYLNIGDPIAYDFKTPEIFREAAKKAIDDGYNGYSASNGVEELRKAIVEKEKKYNNINGLAPEDVLVTYGVSEALQFVIAAATEPGDEILMPGPTYPPYISIAQFFGAVPVTYDCDENNGWQPDIDDIKRKITSKTRMIVLINPNNPTGALYSAKTVKKIIDIAGEHDLLLLSDEIYDRMTFDEQIVSTAAIAKDVPVIGFNGFSKIYLAPGWRLGYMYFYDPEDKLTELRKNIEKECRVRLCAPHPFQIAAITALRGPQDHLIEMNRKLRVRRDLTVKRCNEIDGVSCVTPKGAFYAFPKIDLKGKWANSKDFVMELMRETGVVVVFGSGFDPRTGEGHFRTVFLPPPEMLNEAFDKIERFIKSKK; encoded by the coding sequence ATGGTTTTTATAAGTAGTAGAGTTAAGAATCTTACATACGCTATTAGAGACGTCGCAGCTGCTGCGATGGAGCTTGAAAAACAGGGTAAGAAAATGCTTTATTTAAATATCGGTGACCCTATCGCATACGATTTCAAAACACCTGAAATCTTCAGGGAAGCCGCCAAGAAAGCTATAGACGACGGTTATAATGGTTACTCCGCCTCTAACGGCGTAGAAGAGTTGAGAAAAGCGATAGTGGAAAAAGAGAAAAAATACAATAATATCAACGGATTAGCTCCAGAAGATGTACTCGTCACATACGGTGTCTCGGAGGCTCTGCAATTCGTGATAGCGGCTGCTACAGAACCAGGTGACGAAATTTTAATGCCTGGCCCCACATACCCGCCTTACATATCAATCGCCCAGTTTTTCGGAGCGGTACCAGTCACTTATGATTGCGATGAAAACAACGGCTGGCAGCCTGATATCGACGATATAAAAAGAAAAATAACATCTAAAACAAGAATGATTGTTTTAATTAACCCTAATAACCCGACAGGTGCATTATACTCTGCGAAGACTGTGAAAAAGATAATCGACATAGCCGGTGAACACGACCTTCTATTGTTAAGCGATGAAATATATGATAGAATGACATTCGACGAGCAGATCGTCAGCACAGCTGCTATAGCTAAAGATGTACCAGTTATAGGGTTCAACGGGTTCTCTAAAATCTACTTAGCTCCAGGTTGGAGACTAGGCTACATGTATTTCTACGATCCTGAGGATAAGTTAACCGAGCTTAGAAAAAATATTGAGAAAGAGTGCAGAGTCAGATTATGCGCACCCCACCCGTTCCAGATCGCTGCAATCACAGCTTTAAGAGGACCGCAAGATCATCTTATAGAAATGAATAGAAAACTAAGAGTTAGAAGAGATTTAACCGTTAAAAGATGCAATGAAATAGACGGAGTCAGCTGCGTGACGCCTAAAGGGGCTTTCTACGCTTTCCCGAAGATAGATCTTAAAGGAAAGTGGGCTAACAGCAAAGATTTTGTAATGGAGTTAATGAGAGAGACAGGTGTAGTTGTAGTCTTCGGTTCAGGATTCGATCCGAGAACCGGTGAAGGGCACTTCAGAACAGTCTTCCTACCGCCTCCTGAAATGCTCAACGAGGCTTTTGACAAAATAGAGCGGTTCATCAAATCGAAAAAGTAA
- a CDS encoding NFYB/HAP3 family transcription factor subunit, which yields MPKEKAERIIPLAPLDRLIRKAKVERVSEKAASELGKILEEIGLEIARRAGELSLHSKRKTVTSRDIQLAYSQWKRP from the coding sequence ATGCCTAAAGAAAAAGCTGAGAGAATCATACCTTTAGCCCCCTTAGATCGGTTAATAAGAAAAGCTAAGGTTGAGCGTGTCTCTGAAAAAGCTGCAAGCGAGCTAGGTAAAATCCTTGAAGAAATAGGTTTAGAAATAGCTAGAAGAGCTGGGGAGCTGTCACTCCACTCTAAGCGGAAGACCGTTACAAGCCGCGATATTCAACTAGCTTACAGTCAATGGAAGAGGCCCTAA
- the ilvD gene encoding dihydroxy-acid dehydratase has translation MRSDNIKKGVEKSPHRALLKATGLTDSEIERPLIAVVNSWNEIVPGHVHLRTIGEKVKEGVRSAGGTPIEFNTIGICDGIAMGHEGMKMSLPSRDLIADSVELMIQAHQFDGMVLISSCDKIVPGHLIAAARLNIPSIIITGGPMMPGFFKGKPVDVISVFEAVGAYQKNLISLDELKELENTACPGPGSCAGCFTANTMACLTETLGMSLPGCGTAHAIQAKKLRIAYDSGVRVVDLVKEDLKPSDIMTREAFENAIRVDMAIGGSTNTTIHLPAIAEELNIKIEIDEFDYFGRTTPHLVNLRPGGPYTMWDMEKAGGVPALLKQLKSLLHLNTIGVTGKKLKEIIDSFKIIDENIIRPLQNPYHREGGIAILKGSLAPQGAVVKQTAVNPENMVHVGPAKVYNSEEEATEAICSNEIKPKDVVVIRYEGVIGGPGMREMLSPTANLVGRGMDKEVSLITDGRFSGGTRGLCIGHVSPEAALGGPISLVENGDLIKIDIPNRRLDLLVEEEEIIKRKRRWVKPEIKVRGYLKKYAEQYYKKFTNS, from the coding sequence ATGAGAAGCGATAATATTAAAAAAGGCGTGGAGAAATCCCCGCATAGAGCGCTACTTAAAGCCACAGGGTTAACGGATAGTGAAATAGAAAGACCTTTAATCGCTGTGGTTAACTCATGGAATGAAATAGTACCAGGACACGTTCACCTTAGAACGATAGGAGAGAAAGTTAAAGAAGGAGTCCGCTCAGCCGGCGGCACCCCCATAGAGTTTAACACAATCGGAATATGCGATGGAATAGCTATGGGTCACGAAGGCATGAAAATGTCTCTTCCAAGCAGGGATTTAATAGCGGATTCCGTTGAGCTTATGATTCAAGCCCATCAATTCGACGGCATGGTTTTAATATCCTCATGTGATAAAATCGTCCCCGGTCATTTAATAGCAGCTGCAAGGCTTAATATTCCAAGCATTATTATAACAGGCGGGCCTATGATGCCCGGGTTTTTTAAAGGGAAACCGGTCGACGTGATATCCGTATTCGAAGCCGTCGGAGCATACCAAAAAAATTTAATCAGTTTAGATGAGCTTAAAGAACTTGAAAACACCGCATGCCCCGGTCCCGGCAGCTGCGCTGGATGCTTCACCGCGAACACTATGGCCTGTCTTACAGAAACCCTCGGCATGTCCCTTCCCGGCTGCGGGACAGCTCATGCAATCCAAGCTAAAAAGCTTAGAATCGCATATGATTCAGGTGTAAGAGTAGTAGACCTCGTAAAAGAGGATTTAAAACCCTCAGATATAATGACTAGAGAAGCCTTCGAAAACGCGATTAGAGTAGATATGGCTATCGGCGGGTCAACCAATACCACTATCCATCTACCGGCGATAGCTGAAGAATTGAATATTAAAATAGAAATAGATGAATTCGACTACTTTGGTCGAACAACCCCTCACCTTGTGAATCTAAGACCTGGAGGGCCCTACACAATGTGGGATATGGAGAAAGCTGGAGGGGTCCCCGCGCTTCTTAAACAGCTTAAAAGCCTACTCCATCTTAACACTATCGGGGTTACAGGTAAAAAATTAAAGGAGATAATAGACAGCTTCAAGATAATAGATGAAAATATTATTAGACCGCTTCAAAACCCGTATCACAGAGAAGGTGGTATCGCGATTCTTAAAGGGAGTCTGGCTCCTCAAGGTGCTGTAGTGAAACAGACAGCGGTAAACCCTGAAAACATGGTTCACGTAGGACCTGCAAAAGTCTACAACTCTGAGGAGGAGGCGACTGAAGCGATATGCAGCAATGAAATTAAACCTAAAGATGTTGTAGTTATAAGATATGAAGGCGTGATCGGCGGCCCGGGGATGAGAGAGATGCTCTCCCCTACAGCGAATCTCGTAGGCCGCGGTATGGATAAAGAAGTATCCCTTATAACCGATGGAAGGTTTTCAGGCGGCACACGGGGATTATGCATAGGCCATGTCTCACCGGAGGCTGCTCTAGGGGGACCTATAAGTCTTGTTGAAAATGGTGATTTAATTAAAATAGATATACCTAACAGGAGACTAGACTTACTAGTTGAAGAAGAGGAGATAATTAAAAGAAAAAGAAGATGGGTGAAACCTGAGATAAAAGTTAGAGGATACCTTAAAAAATACGCTGAACAATATTATAAAAAATTTACTAATAGTTAA
- a CDS encoding branched-chain amino acid transaminase has translation MSEERSDYIWMDGNIVKWDEAKIHVKTHALHYGTGVFEGLRGYAFNNNVHIFRLDAHLNRLYYSAKIYRMNIPYTQQEFAQAIKDIIKVNKIKENCYIRPIVYRGYGPLGLNPLKSPVNAAIYAIPFKEYLGEGVLEKGISCIVSSWERISPRALPPEAKACGNYLNSVLARLEAVEKGYTEAIMLDHRGFISEGTGENIFIIRKGEVYTPPLYASILEGVTRDSILQLFKNELQIDVKVTDLTRSELYKADEVFICGTAGEVTPVVKIDSTIIGDGKPGEITRKIQRAYLDTVYGKNKKYLHWLTPVY, from the coding sequence ATGTCTGAGGAGAGATCCGATTATATTTGGATGGATGGAAACATCGTTAAATGGGATGAAGCGAAAATACATGTGAAAACCCATGCACTCCACTATGGAACAGGTGTATTCGAAGGGTTAAGAGGCTACGCTTTCAATAACAACGTTCACATATTTCGTTTAGACGCTCATTTAAACAGACTCTATTACTCAGCTAAAATATATAGAATGAACATCCCCTACACTCAACAAGAATTCGCTCAAGCTATTAAAGACATTATCAAAGTGAATAAGATTAAAGAAAACTGTTATATAAGACCCATCGTTTATCGAGGCTACGGTCCGCTTGGATTAAATCCTTTAAAAAGCCCTGTGAACGCGGCTATATACGCGATACCCTTCAAAGAATACTTAGGGGAGGGTGTCTTAGAGAAAGGAATAAGCTGCATAGTTTCCTCGTGGGAGAGAATCTCCCCTAGAGCACTTCCTCCTGAGGCTAAAGCGTGCGGGAACTATCTTAACTCTGTGCTCGCTAGATTAGAAGCCGTTGAGAAAGGTTACACTGAGGCTATAATGCTTGATCACAGAGGATTCATAAGCGAGGGAACGGGGGAGAATATATTTATTATAAGAAAAGGTGAAGTATACACACCACCCTTATACGCGTCTATTCTAGAAGGTGTGACAAGAGACAGTATACTTCAATTATTTAAAAACGAGTTACAAATAGACGTCAAAGTAACAGACTTAACTAGAAGCGAATTATATAAAGCGGATGAAGTGTTCATCTGCGGAACAGCCGGAGAAGTCACCCCCGTGGTTAAAATCGACTCCACGATAATAGGGGACGGTAAACCCGGCGAGATCACTAGAAAAATACAGAGAGCGTACTTAGATACAGTTTACGGAAAAAATAAAAAATATCTGCACTGGCTTACACCCGTTTACTGA
- the ilvC gene encoding ketol-acid reductoisomerase codes for MVKKYTDNDADLDVLKNKTVAVIGYGNQGMAQAMNMRDSGVKVIIGVRKGKTAEAAEKDGFKVFSISEASKKADIIHILIPDEVQKKVYEEEIKPYLTPGKVLGFSHAFNIHFKQIIPPSNVDVIMIAPKAPGKAVRREYLNNFGVPGLLAVAQDYSGNAKKIALAMAKAVGLTRVQVIETTFKEEVETDLFGEQVVLCGGLTELIKAGFDTLVEAGYQPEMAYYECLHEVKLIVDLIYAKGLKGMWEAVSNTAKYGGLTRGPRVINKQTREEMKRILKDIQEGRFAEEWIKEYQGGSRKLNELKSMEESRLIEKIGSQLRREIGLE; via the coding sequence ATGGTTAAAAAATACACGGATAACGACGCGGACCTTGATGTTTTAAAAAATAAAACTGTAGCTGTAATAGGCTACGGAAACCAGGGAATGGCGCAAGCCATGAATATGAGAGACAGCGGCGTAAAAGTGATTATAGGAGTCAGGAAAGGTAAAACAGCTGAAGCCGCTGAAAAAGACGGGTTTAAAGTATTCTCTATAAGCGAAGCCTCCAAAAAAGCGGATATAATACATATTCTCATACCGGATGAAGTACAGAAAAAAGTTTACGAAGAAGAGATTAAACCATATTTAACCCCTGGGAAAGTATTAGGATTCAGCCACGCGTTCAACATTCACTTTAAACAGATAATACCTCCCTCAAACGTTGACGTGATAATGATCGCTCCTAAAGCTCCGGGTAAAGCTGTTAGAAGAGAGTATTTGAATAACTTCGGCGTCCCCGGTCTACTAGCAGTAGCTCAAGATTACTCCGGGAACGCTAAAAAAATAGCTTTAGCGATGGCTAAAGCGGTAGGTTTAACAAGAGTACAAGTAATAGAGACAACCTTCAAAGAAGAAGTTGAAACAGATTTATTCGGGGAGCAAGTAGTCTTATGCGGCGGGTTAACCGAGCTTATAAAAGCTGGATTCGACACCCTAGTTGAAGCAGGCTACCAGCCTGAAATGGCTTACTACGAATGCCTACATGAAGTTAAATTAATCGTGGATTTAATCTACGCTAAAGGGTTAAAAGGAATGTGGGAGGCTGTCAGCAACACTGCTAAATATGGAGGTCTTACAAGAGGGCCCAGAGTGATAAACAAGCAGACACGCGAAGAAATGAAGAGAATACTAAAAGACATACAGGAGGGGCGCTTCGCAGAGGAGTGGATAAAAGAGTACCAAGGAGGCTCCCGTAAACTAAACGAGCTTAAATCAATGGAAGAAAGCAGGCTTATAGAAAAGATCGGCTCGCAGCTTAGACGCGAAATCGGGTTAGAGTAA
- the ilvN gene encoding acetolactate synthase small subunit, whose translation MPEYIFSLIVDDEPGVMQRVVSIFSRRAVNISRISVGPSELSERTARIILTFEADAKKAKFMRNLLSRLISVKKITQLKREDAIIRELVIIKLKNHHENILEQIKQLTRESNVALVNYVKGYAIEISGPSEEIDHILNHIEQKYVTEIVRSGIIALKK comes from the coding sequence ATGCCGGAGTACATATTCTCACTTATAGTAGACGATGAACCTGGAGTTATGCAGAGAGTGGTTTCAATATTCAGTAGAAGAGCGGTGAACATATCTAGGATTTCAGTAGGTCCCTCAGAGTTAAGTGAGCGAACCGCTAGAATCATATTAACTTTTGAAGCTGATGCTAAAAAAGCAAAGTTTATGAGAAACCTGTTAAGTAGACTTATATCCGTTAAAAAAATAACCCAGTTAAAAAGAGAGGACGCGATTATCAGAGAACTAGTTATAATTAAGCTTAAAAACCATCATGAAAATATTCTTGAACAAATCAAACAACTGACTAGAGAGTCGAATGTAGCTTTAGTAAACTATGTGAAAGGATACGCGATAGAAATAAGCGGGCCCAGCGAGGAAATAGATCACATATTAAATCATATAGAGCAGAAATACGTAACAGAAATAGTTAGATCAGGTATAATCGCGTTAAAAAAATAG